From Clostridia bacterium, the proteins below share one genomic window:
- a CDS encoding septum formation initiator family protein: MASRKKKSAKGKGTLLRIAVVLFLCFVCYTIVKLQIGISQMRSRLADIEKENAAIEMEIEEKKITLQEGATKENVERIARETLNYVYPDEIIYTDLP, translated from the coding sequence ATGGCTTCGAGAAAGAAAAAAAGCGCAAAAGGCAAGGGGACGCTGCTCAGAATAGCGGTGGTTCTTTTCCTGTGCTTTGTCTGCTACACGATAGTCAAGCTGCAGATCGGCATCTCGCAGATGCGTTCGCGCCTCGCTGACATCGAAAAGGAAAACGCCGCGATTGAGATGGAGATTGAGGAAAAGAAGATAACGCTTCAGGAAGGCGCGACGAAGGAGAACGTGGAGCGCATAGCGCGCGAGACTCTCAATTACGTTTATCCGGACGAGATCATCTACACGGATCTGCCGTGA
- the asd gene encoding aspartate-semialdehyde dehydrogenase, producing the protein MKNYKVGIIGATGMVGQRFITLLDKHPNFDIALLAASSRSAGKPYGELMEGRWKLASAMPESVKDMVVLDAEQDIDKIATSVDFVFCAVDMPKAEIRELENKYAMRECPVVSNNSAHRLTPDVPMLIPEINPQHAEIIPVQRARLGTKRGFVAVKPNCSIQGYVPALSPLRRFGLKSIAVCTYQAISGAGKTFATFPEIADNVIPYIGGEEEKSEVEPLKIWGNIDGGEIKLASSPVITAQCVRVPVSDGHLAAVFASFENPPSFDEVKEIWKNFKGRPQELKLPSAPEQFITYFEEDNRPQTALDRDIYGGMGITVGRLREDNLFDMKFVSLSHNTLRGAAGGAVLMAELLCAEGYID; encoded by the coding sequence ATGAAAAATTACAAAGTCGGAATAATCGGCGCGACCGGTATGGTCGGTCAGCGTTTCATCACCTTGCTCGACAAGCACCCGAATTTCGATATCGCGCTGCTCGCCGCCAGCTCCCGCTCCGCGGGAAAGCCCTACGGCGAACTGATGGAAGGGCGCTGGAAGCTTGCCTCCGCAATGCCGGAAAGCGTAAAGGATATGGTCGTGCTCGACGCGGAGCAGGATATAGACAAAATAGCCACGTCGGTCGACTTCGTTTTCTGCGCGGTCGATATGCCGAAGGCGGAGATACGCGAGCTCGAGAACAAATACGCCATGCGCGAATGCCCCGTCGTTTCCAACAACTCGGCGCACCGCCTGACGCCCGACGTTCCCATGCTCATCCCGGAGATCAACCCGCAGCACGCGGAGATAATACCCGTCCAGCGCGCGCGGCTCGGCACGAAGCGCGGCTTCGTCGCCGTCAAGCCGAACTGCTCTATCCAGGGCTACGTTCCGGCGCTGTCACCGCTGCGCAGGTTCGGGCTGAAATCCATCGCCGTCTGCACATATCAGGCGATAAGCGGCGCGGGCAAGACGTTCGCCACCTTCCCCGAGATCGCTGACAACGTGATCCCATATATCGGCGGCGAAGAGGAAAAAAGCGAAGTCGAGCCGCTGAAGATCTGGGGCAACATCGACGGCGGCGAGATAAAGCTCGCCTCCTCCCCCGTCATCACCGCGCAGTGCGTGCGCGTGCCCGTTTCAGACGGACACCTCGCGGCGGTCTTCGCTTCGTTTGAGAATCCTCCGTCCTTCGACGAGGTCAAGGAGATATGGAAGAACTTCAAGGGACGTCCGCAGGAGCTGAAGCTCCCCTCAGCTCCCGAGCAGTTCATCACCTATTTCGAAGAAGACAACCGCCCGCAGACCGCGCTCGACCGCGACATCTACGGCGGCATGGGCATAACCGTGGGACGTCTCCGCGAGGATAATCTTTTCGACATGAAGTTCGTTTCCCTCTCCCACAACACACTGAGAGGCGCCGCGGGCGGAGCCGTGCTGATGGCCGAGCTGCTCTGCGCCGAGGGCTACATCGACTGA
- a CDS encoding amidohydrolase — MKKLIKNITAITPSGEVRGCVGVDGKIIDYIGAAEPAGYDEIIDGRNAIAVPGFVNAHAHLPMVLFRGYAEDMALQPWLFEKIFPAEDKLTPELVKWASRVAIAEMLAGGTTSFSDMYYFCDEIISAALDTGIKANISRGVSAFAETDASKLVSFRETEELFDKFDGAGEGRIKIDACLHSEYTNNEAICRAMADYALEKSAVLHVHVSETETEHRECIERHGLTPTAFLEKCGCFRSPVLAAHCVWVTDGDIAIMAANGASAAHNPSSNLKLGSGVARVTDMLAAGVNVCLGTDGCSSNNNTDMFTELHLASLCAKGFRRDPQALPASQAFALANAAGAKAQGRADTGVLEVGKRADIALVGTDAPHMHPTYNATVAIVQSARAADVALTMVDGEVLYKDGEFKTLDVEEAIFEMEKLVDKTYR, encoded by the coding sequence ATGAAAAAGCTCATCAAAAACATAACTGCGATAACCCCATCCGGAGAGGTGCGCGGATGCGTCGGCGTCGACGGCAAGATCATCGACTATATCGGCGCGGCTGAGCCTGCCGGGTACGACGAGATAATAGACGGCAGAAACGCGATAGCGGTTCCAGGCTTCGTGAATGCTCACGCGCATCTGCCGATGGTGCTTTTCCGCGGATACGCGGAGGATATGGCGCTCCAGCCGTGGCTTTTTGAGAAGATATTTCCCGCGGAGGACAAGCTGACTCCCGAGCTCGTGAAATGGGCGTCCCGCGTTGCGATCGCGGAGATGCTTGCGGGCGGAACCACGTCCTTCTCCGATATGTACTATTTCTGCGACGAGATCATTTCCGCCGCCCTCGACACCGGCATCAAGGCGAATATCTCACGCGGCGTTTCCGCCTTCGCCGAGACGGACGCGTCGAAGCTCGTTTCTTTCCGCGAGACGGAGGAGCTTTTCGACAAGTTCGACGGCGCGGGTGAAGGCAGGATAAAAATCGACGCCTGCCTGCACAGCGAATACACCAACAACGAAGCGATTTGCCGCGCTATGGCGGATTACGCGCTTGAAAAGAGCGCGGTGCTTCACGTCCACGTTTCCGAGACCGAAACCGAGCACCGTGAGTGTATCGAGCGCCACGGTCTAACGCCGACGGCGTTCCTCGAGAAGTGCGGATGCTTCAGGTCGCCGGTTCTCGCGGCGCACTGCGTCTGGGTGACGGACGGGGATATCGCGATCATGGCGGCGAACGGCGCATCCGCCGCGCATAATCCCTCCAGCAACCTGAAGCTCGGCAGCGGCGTCGCCCGCGTTACCGATATGCTCGCCGCCGGAGTAAACGTCTGCCTCGGAACGGACGGCTGTTCTTCAAATAATAACACCGATATGTTCACCGAGCTCCATCTCGCGTCGCTGTGCGCCAAGGGCTTCCGCCGCGATCCGCAGGCGCTGCCGGCCTCGCAGGCGTTCGCGCTCGCGAACGCTGCCGGCGCGAAGGCGCAGGGCAGGGCGGATACCGGCGTCCTCGAGGTCGGCAAGCGCGCCGATATCGCGCTCGTCGGAACGGACGCGCCGCATATGCATCCGACCTATAACGCCACCGTCGCAATCGTTCAGTCCGCCCGCGCGGCCGACGTCGCGCTGACGATGGTGGACGGCGAGGTGCTTTACAAAGATGGCGAGTTCAAGACTCTCGACGTCGAGGAGGCGATCTTCGAAATGGAGAAGCTCGTCGATAAAACTTACAGATAG
- a CDS encoding sporulation protein YabP: MAENTADRRHDVSVVGRKKVTLTGVEDVVSYDDGRIALKTSLGGLVIAGSGLKLGRLDTSGGGAEIEGTVRALEYTDGVGEKGFFRKIFR; encoded by the coding sequence ATGGCGGAAAACACAGCGGACAGACGGCACGATGTTTCTGTCGTCGGCAGAAAAAAGGTGACGCTGACGGGAGTCGAGGACGTGGTGAGCTACGACGACGGCCGGATAGCGCTTAAAACTTCGCTCGGAGGGCTCGTTATAGCGGGCAGTGGTCTCAAGCTCGGCAGACTCGACACTTCGGGCGGCGGCGCCGAGATAGAGGGGACAGTAAGAGCGCTCGAATATACCGACGGCGTCGGCGAAAAGGGCTTTTTCAGAAAGATTTTCCGCTGA
- a CDS encoding HU family DNA-binding protein: MTKTELIAIIAKEADLPKAKAEKALAATLDGIKKALKKGDKVQFVGFGTFEVRKRPARKGRNPQSGKEITIKASKVPAFKAGKALKDAVK, encoded by the coding sequence ATGACCAAGACCGAACTCATCGCAATCATTGCCAAGGAAGCCGACCTGCCGAAGGCTAAGGCCGAGAAAGCCCTCGCCGCCACTCTCGACGGCATCAAGAAGGCCCTCAAGAAGGGTGACAAAGTCCAGTTTGTCGGATTCGGCACTTTCGAAGTCAGGAAGCGCCCCGCCAGAAAGGGCAGAAATCCCCAGAGCGGCAAAGAGATCACCATCAAGGCCTCCAAGGTCCCCGCTTTCAAGGCCGGCAAAGCCCTGAAGGACGCTGTCAAATAA
- a CDS encoding RNA-binding S4 domain-containing protein, translated as MRVDKFLKVSRIIKRRTVANTACDGGRVSINGKSVKPSHEVNVGDVIEVSFGTGKVKAEILSVAPTAAKADAPSMYRIIEE; from the coding sequence ATGAGGGTAGATAAGTTTTTGAAAGTCAGCCGCATCATCAAGCGCCGCACGGTCGCCAACACCGCCTGCGACGGCGGCAGAGTCAGTATAAACGGCAAAAGCGTAAAGCCGTCCCACGAGGTCAACGTCGGGGACGTGATAGAGGTCTCCTTCGGCACCGGCAAGGTGAAGGCGGAGATACTTTCCGTCGCTCCGACCGCCGCGAAGGCGGACGCGCCGTCGATGTATCGTATAATCGAAGAATGA
- a CDS encoding S1 RNA-binding domain-containing protein has product MPISVGDIYEGTVTGITNFGAFVALPEGKSGMVHISEVANVYVKDINEFVKDKQTVRVKVVAIDEKGKISLSMKQAAESAPEQPKRREEKPAPVREPLKNPPVFGDGWTPEITDNADFEGMMAKFKKQSEEKMSDFKRSRDVKHGSYSRRR; this is encoded by the coding sequence ATGCCAATAAGCGTTGGTGACATTTATGAGGGTACAGTGACCGGAATAACCAATTTCGGCGCTTTCGTCGCACTGCCGGAAGGCAAATCCGGTATGGTCCACATTTCCGAGGTGGCTAACGTTTACGTCAAGGACATAAACGAATTTGTCAAGGACAAGCAGACCGTAAGAGTGAAGGTTGTTGCGATAGACGAAAAGGGCAAGATCAGCCTTTCCATGAAGCAGGCTGCGGAGTCCGCTCCGGAGCAGCCGAAGCGCCGCGAGGAGAAACCCGCGCCGGTGCGCGAGCCTCTGAAAAATCCTCCCGTCTTCGGGGACGGCTGGACGCCCGAGATCACCGACAACGCCGATTTCGAAGGAATGATGGCGAAGTTCAAGAAACAAAGCGAGGAGAAGATGAGCGACTTCAAGCGCAGCAGAGACGTCAAGCACGGGAGTTACTCGAGAAGAAGATAA
- the mazG gene encoding nucleoside triphosphate pyrophosphohydrolase — MTEEAKRLVKDRYEFRDLVDIMALLRSENGCPWDRAQTHESIRKNFIEETYEACEAIDNHDTANLREELGDVLLQVLFHAQMEREAGRFDINDVITEVCEKLVVRHPHIFGDVSADTPEKVLENWEDIKIRTKGQTDGKKRLEDVPKSLPALMRSYKVVKRAEKAGTDLGTPEELSAETSALLDGFLKAEQAEKERIMGKMLINIVILAKKFEIEPEETLTKAINWYIISYKGTGE; from the coding sequence ATGACCGAGGAAGCGAAAAGACTTGTCAAGGACAGATATGAGTTTCGGGATCTCGTCGACATAATGGCGCTGCTGCGCAGTGAAAACGGCTGCCCGTGGGATCGCGCACAGACTCACGAGAGCATTCGCAAGAACTTCATCGAAGAGACCTACGAGGCGTGCGAGGCGATCGATAATCACGATACCGCCAATCTCCGCGAGGAGCTCGGTGACGTGCTGCTCCAGGTGCTTTTCCACGCGCAGATGGAGCGCGAGGCCGGCCGCTTCGATATAAACGACGTCATCACCGAGGTCTGCGAAAAGCTCGTCGTCCGCCATCCGCATATTTTCGGCGACGTTTCCGCGGACACTCCCGAAAAAGTGCTTGAAAACTGGGAGGACATCAAGATCCGCACGAAGGGCCAGACGGACGGAAAAAAGCGTCTTGAGGACGTGCCGAAGTCTCTTCCGGCGCTGATGCGTTCCTACAAGGTGGTCAAGCGCGCGGAAAAGGCGGGAACGGATCTCGGGACTCCCGAGGAGCTCAGCGCCGAAACGTCTGCGCTTTTGGACGGGTTTTTGAAGGCGGAACAGGCCGAAAAAGAGCGAATTATGGGCAAAATGCTGATAAATATTGTTATTTTGGCAAAAAAATTTGAAATTGAGCCCGAAGAAACCTTGACAAAAGCCATAAATTGGTATATCATATCTTACAAGGGAACCGGAGAATAA